A window of Candidatus Palauibacter soopunensis contains these coding sequences:
- a CDS encoding OmpA family protein, protein MRQNRVWVSTVVVALAFLSTGCMQLVRQWELDRVMEPVHGQLTDHEARIAENTAAVEALQGDIEELRSQLDRLQREFGGHVSDDDMHGAGLAVALPVHFDFNSSEVRAVDRPILDAFAAAIRGSYPQARITVEGSADSAGSEAYNLMLSRERAESVRDYLVQTAGMNADNIDVAAMGESRLVNQDTGVEDRQTGIENRRATFVVEWVGSGSD, encoded by the coding sequence ATGCGCCAGAACAGGGTGTGGGTGTCGACGGTTGTGGTGGCTCTAGCCTTCCTGTCTACGGGTTGTATGCAGCTCGTGCGCCAGTGGGAACTCGATCGCGTCATGGAGCCCGTTCACGGGCAACTCACCGACCACGAGGCCCGCATCGCCGAGAACACGGCCGCCGTCGAGGCGCTTCAGGGCGACATAGAGGAGCTGCGGAGCCAGCTTGATCGTCTGCAGCGGGAGTTCGGAGGACACGTAAGCGACGACGACATGCACGGGGCCGGACTTGCGGTAGCCCTTCCGGTACACTTCGACTTCAACAGTTCCGAGGTGCGTGCCGTCGACCGCCCGATTCTGGATGCGTTCGCGGCGGCGATCCGGGGGTCCTACCCGCAGGCCCGGATCACCGTGGAAGGTTCCGCCGACAGTGCGGGATCCGAGGCGTACAACCTGATGTTGTCCCGGGAACGAGCCGAGAGCGTGAGGGATTATCTCGTGCAGACCGCGGGGATGAACGCCGATAACATCGACGTTGCGGCCATGGGCGAGTCGCGCCTCGTAAACCAGGACACCGGGGTCGAGGACCGCCAGACCGGGATCGAGAACCGACGCGCTACGTTCGTTGTCGAGTGGGTCGGATCAGGCTCGGATTAG
- a CDS encoding alpha-ketoacid dehydrogenase subunit beta yields MATYLEAIRQAIREEMRADADVFVMGEDIGAYGGAFKITEGLLEEFGEGRVIDTPISEAAIVGAAIGAAQMGLKPVCEMQFIDFIAPAFNVIVNFAAKVRYRTGVGAGLVIRGPCGAGVRAGPFHSQNVESYFANVPGLKLVAPATVRDAKGLLKAAIRDPDPVLFFEHKYLYRRLREELEEGEEFLTPLGKARTHRGGTDLTLVTYGAMVHTAQEAAEQLAVEDGAEIEIIDLRTLQPLDSAAILESVKKTGRLLILHEAPRFGGFGGEVAALVCEGAFEWLDAPVRRVAALDTPVPYAAELEEAHLPQVADVVSMARLQLSY; encoded by the coding sequence GTGGCTACCTATCTTGAGGCGATTCGACAGGCGATCCGCGAGGAGATGCGAGCGGACGCCGATGTCTTTGTCATGGGCGAGGATATTGGCGCCTACGGCGGCGCGTTCAAGATTACGGAAGGGCTCCTCGAGGAGTTCGGAGAAGGTCGCGTCATCGACACCCCGATCAGTGAGGCGGCGATCGTGGGTGCGGCGATCGGGGCGGCCCAGATGGGTTTGAAGCCGGTGTGCGAGATGCAGTTCATTGACTTCATCGCGCCGGCGTTCAACGTGATCGTCAACTTCGCCGCCAAGGTCCGCTACCGGACGGGAGTGGGGGCCGGGCTGGTGATTCGGGGACCGTGCGGCGCGGGCGTGCGGGCGGGGCCTTTTCACTCTCAGAACGTCGAGTCGTACTTCGCCAACGTGCCGGGCCTCAAGCTGGTGGCACCGGCCACCGTGCGGGATGCGAAGGGCCTGCTCAAGGCCGCGATTCGGGATCCTGACCCGGTGCTCTTCTTCGAACACAAGTACCTGTATCGAAGACTCCGTGAAGAGCTGGAGGAGGGCGAGGAGTTCCTGACTCCGCTGGGGAAGGCCCGAACGCACCGCGGAGGAACGGACCTGACGCTGGTCACGTATGGCGCCATGGTCCACACGGCGCAGGAGGCGGCGGAGCAACTGGCGGTGGAGGATGGCGCCGAGATTGAAATCATCGACTTGAGAACGCTGCAACCGCTCGACAGCGCGGCGATTCTCGAGAGCGTGAAGAAAACGGGGAGGCTCCTCATCCTGCATGAAGCGCCGCGCTTCGGCGGCTTCGGCGGCGAGGTGGCAGCGTTGGTTTGCGAGGGCGCGTTCGAGTGGCTTGACGCTCCGGTCCGGAGGGTAGCCGCGCTCGACACACCGGTGCCTTACGCCGCCGAGCTGGAGGAGGCTCATCTGCCCCAGGTAGCGGACGTCGTCTCGATGGCCCGCCTGCAATTGAGTTACTGA
- a CDS encoding dihydrolipoamide acetyltransferase family protein, giving the protein MSKVDVIMPQMGESIAEGTLTRWLKNVGDPVERDEDLFEISTDKVDADIPSPAGGVLAEVLVQSGETVEINTVVARIETDATVATSAAPSAPAAEPPLDPPAKAMEAGPVTSAAPAAIPAAPPADATPVFPGSGTAGSPPTRDERLRTRSTPLVRKIAAEHGVDIRQVPGTGASGRVTRDDILAFISAGGPEVAPAAPVAPAPAAVPASTAEPTPAAVPAPVPAPDVKTAEPALPETSAPAPATPGTLRIPIHGATLDVRLGSVPIRERDRVEEMSRVRLRTMEHMLMSKRVSAHVTSVTEVDFERVVQLRRSLKPRFADQGVKLTYGPFIYRAVIEALGEYPILNSSVDGSRIVYHGNINLGIAVAINDGRELIVPVLKDADQLSLLGLAQRSNELAEKARNKALDFDDIQGGTFTITNVGVFGNLFGTPIINQPQVAILGTGVIEKRPVVIQDGLGNDVIAIRNRAYFGLSYDHRVVDGAMAAFFLNRVQEYLEGFPDDSA; this is encoded by the coding sequence ATGTCCAAAGTGGATGTCATCATGCCGCAGATGGGGGAGTCCATCGCGGAGGGCACGTTGACGCGCTGGCTCAAGAACGTCGGGGATCCGGTCGAGCGTGACGAAGACCTGTTCGAGATATCCACGGACAAGGTGGACGCGGACATTCCGTCGCCGGCGGGAGGGGTGCTGGCTGAAGTTCTCGTTCAGAGCGGCGAGACCGTCGAGATCAACACGGTGGTTGCCCGCATCGAGACGGACGCCACGGTCGCGACATCGGCAGCCCCGTCGGCGCCCGCGGCCGAGCCCCCGTTGGACCCGCCGGCCAAGGCGATGGAGGCCGGGCCCGTGACGTCAGCCGCGCCGGCGGCCATCCCCGCAGCTCCGCCTGCGGACGCCACGCCCGTATTTCCGGGCTCGGGGACGGCGGGGTCACCGCCCACTCGGGATGAGCGGCTACGGACACGATCGACGCCGCTGGTGCGGAAGATCGCCGCGGAGCACGGTGTCGACATCCGCCAGGTGCCCGGGACGGGTGCCTCCGGCAGGGTGACCCGCGATGACATTCTGGCGTTCATCTCGGCCGGAGGGCCGGAGGTGGCGCCCGCTGCTCCCGTGGCCCCCGCGCCCGCCGCGGTGCCCGCTTCGACCGCCGAACCCACTCCCGCTGCGGTCCCGGCGCCGGTTCCGGCCCCCGACGTGAAGACGGCGGAGCCGGCGCTGCCCGAGACATCGGCGCCCGCGCCGGCGACGCCCGGCACGCTTCGGATCCCCATCCACGGGGCCACGCTGGATGTCCGGCTCGGTTCCGTGCCGATTCGCGAGCGCGACCGGGTCGAGGAGATGAGCAGAGTCCGCCTGCGGACGATGGAACACATGCTCATGTCCAAGCGCGTCTCCGCGCATGTGACGTCCGTGACCGAGGTCGACTTCGAGCGGGTCGTTCAACTCAGGCGGTCGCTCAAGCCGCGCTTCGCCGACCAGGGCGTGAAGCTCACCTACGGCCCCTTCATCTATCGCGCCGTGATCGAGGCCCTGGGCGAGTACCCGATCCTCAACTCGTCCGTGGACGGATCGCGAATCGTGTATCACGGCAACATCAATCTCGGGATCGCGGTGGCGATCAACGACGGCCGCGAGCTCATCGTGCCCGTGCTCAAGGACGCGGACCAGCTCAGCCTGCTGGGCCTCGCGCAGCGCTCGAACGAACTCGCCGAGAAGGCTCGCAACAAGGCACTCGACTTCGACGACATCCAGGGCGGGACGTTCACGATCACGAATGTGGGGGTCTTCGGAAACCTGTTCGGGACCCCGATCATCAACCAGCCTCAGGTCGCCATCCTCGGAACCGGCGTGATCGAGAAGCGTCCGGTCGTCATTCAGGACGGACTCGGCAATGACGTGATCGCGATTCGCAACCGGGCCTACTTCGGCCTTTCCTACGACCATCGCGTGGTCGATGGCGCCATGGCGGCGTTCTTTCTCAACAGGGTCCAGGAATACCTCGAAGGGTTCCCGGACGATTCCGCTTGA
- a CDS encoding fumarate reductase/succinate dehydrogenase flavoprotein subunit produces the protein MEIPERHEHDVLVIGAGGAGLRAAIAAIEAGASVGLVGKSLLGKAHTVMAEGGMAAALGNNRPEDNWQVHFRDTMRGGKGLCDWRMARAHAAEAPDRVRELEAWGALFDRAEDGRMNQRPFGGHTYGRLAHVGDRTGLEMIRTLQDHAVHEGADVFMECTVFRLMLVDGRVAGALAYWRPTGEFVLFRARTIILATGGLGKAWKVTSNSWECTGDGVALAYDAGAELMGMEFVQFHPTGMVWPPSVRGTLVTEGVRGEGGVLTNRDGERFMFRYVPEMFEGDYAESEEEADRWVEGDRVANRRPPELLTRDVVAKAIVAEVEAGRGSPHGGVFLDISEKRSPEYIKAKLPSMYHQFKELAGVDITTDAMEVGPTTHYAMGGVKVHPETAATRVLGLYAAGEVAAGLHGGNRLGGNSLSDLIVFGQRAGAAAAEEAREVSLADIPASELSAAVAGATAPFEREGGRNPFGLQEELQQIMQDKVGIARTERALRDALEDVHRLRGALETCSVHGGRAFNPGWHTWLDLGVMLTVAEAVVLSALERRESRGAHTRVDYPDSDASLGRVNLVIRSAHGRMVTDTEPVSEPPAELRQLIEEGV, from the coding sequence ATGGAGATTCCAGAACGCCACGAGCATGACGTCCTTGTGATCGGAGCCGGCGGCGCCGGCCTCCGCGCGGCGATCGCGGCCATCGAGGCCGGCGCATCGGTGGGACTCGTCGGCAAGTCGCTGCTCGGCAAGGCGCACACGGTCATGGCCGAGGGCGGGATGGCGGCCGCACTCGGCAACAACCGCCCGGAAGACAATTGGCAGGTTCATTTCCGCGACACGATGCGGGGCGGGAAGGGATTGTGCGACTGGCGGATGGCCAGAGCGCACGCCGCGGAGGCTCCGGATCGGGTGAGAGAGCTGGAGGCCTGGGGCGCCCTCTTCGATCGGGCGGAGGACGGACGTATGAACCAGCGTCCGTTCGGGGGACACACCTACGGGAGATTGGCGCACGTCGGCGACCGGACGGGGCTGGAGATGATCCGGACGCTCCAGGATCATGCCGTGCACGAAGGGGCCGACGTCTTCATGGAGTGCACCGTGTTCCGGTTGATGCTGGTGGATGGCCGGGTGGCCGGCGCGCTCGCGTACTGGCGTCCGACCGGCGAGTTCGTGCTCTTCCGCGCCCGGACGATCATTCTCGCCACGGGGGGACTGGGTAAGGCCTGGAAGGTGACCTCCAATTCCTGGGAGTGCACCGGTGATGGAGTGGCGCTCGCCTACGACGCGGGGGCCGAACTCATGGGCATGGAGTTCGTCCAGTTCCACCCCACGGGAATGGTGTGGCCGCCCAGCGTGCGCGGCACGCTCGTCACGGAAGGGGTCCGGGGCGAGGGAGGCGTTCTCACGAACCGGGACGGCGAGCGCTTCATGTTCCGGTACGTCCCCGAGATGTTCGAGGGAGACTACGCGGAGAGCGAGGAGGAGGCGGACCGGTGGGTGGAGGGCGACCGCGTGGCGAACCGCCGGCCGCCCGAACTGCTCACCCGGGATGTCGTGGCAAAGGCGATTGTCGCGGAGGTCGAGGCCGGACGCGGGAGTCCGCACGGCGGCGTCTTCCTCGATATCTCGGAGAAGCGGAGTCCCGAGTACATCAAGGCCAAGCTCCCGAGCATGTATCACCAATTCAAGGAGCTTGCGGGCGTCGACATCACGACCGATGCGATGGAGGTCGGGCCGACGACTCACTACGCAATGGGTGGAGTGAAGGTACACCCCGAGACGGCAGCGACGCGCGTTCTCGGGCTGTACGCGGCGGGAGAAGTGGCCGCCGGCCTTCACGGCGGCAATCGTCTCGGCGGGAATTCTCTCTCCGACCTTATCGTGTTCGGTCAGCGCGCCGGCGCCGCCGCCGCGGAAGAGGCGAGAGAGGTATCGCTCGCCGACATCCCGGCATCTGAACTGTCCGCGGCCGTCGCGGGCGCGACGGCGCCCTTCGAGCGGGAGGGTGGACGCAATCCCTTCGGCCTGCAGGAGGAATTGCAGCAGATCATGCAGGACAAGGTCGGCATCGCCCGCACGGAGCGGGCGCTGCGTGATGCCCTCGAAGATGTCCACCGACTGCGCGGGGCGCTCGAAACCTGCTCAGTCCACGGGGGGCGAGCCTTCAACCCGGGTTGGCACACCTGGCTCGACCTCGGCGTCATGCTCACCGTGGCCGAAGCGGTCGTCCTCTCGGCGCTCGAGCGCCGGGAGAGCCGCGGCGCGCACACCCGGGTCGACTATCCGGACTCCGATGCCTCGCTCGGGCGGGTCAATCTTGTCATCCGATCGGCCCACGGACGGATGGTGACGGACACCGAGCCGGTATCGGAGCCGCCGGCGGAACTGAGGCAGCTCATCGAGGAAGGGGTGTAG
- a CDS encoding succinate dehydrogenase/fumarate reductase iron-sulfur subunit, which translates to MAERTFEVYRGSDDDGRLESYTVEIDQGMVVLDAIHRIQAEHAPDLAVRWNCKAGKCGSCSCEVNGRPRLTCMTRISDFEESESITVTPMKAFPVIKDLVTDVSQAYRNNAAIPRFRPRPRDADDGWRMKQYEIERAQEMRKCIECFLCQDVCHVLRSHGKHREFIGPTYLVRTAGYSLNPIDVEDRSAFLKESGGIGFCNITKCCTEVCPEGITITDNAIIPLKERVVDRFYDPLKALVRLVRRR; encoded by the coding sequence GTGGCGGAACGAACTTTCGAGGTCTACCGCGGGTCCGACGACGACGGACGGCTCGAATCCTACACGGTCGAGATCGATCAGGGCATGGTCGTGCTGGACGCGATCCACCGTATCCAGGCGGAGCACGCGCCGGACCTCGCGGTGCGCTGGAACTGCAAGGCCGGCAAGTGCGGGTCTTGCAGCTGCGAAGTCAACGGGCGGCCTCGCTTGACGTGCATGACCCGGATTTCCGACTTCGAGGAGAGCGAATCGATTACGGTCACGCCGATGAAGGCCTTTCCCGTCATCAAGGACCTCGTAACCGACGTCTCTCAGGCATACCGAAACAACGCCGCCATCCCGCGTTTCAGGCCGCGCCCCCGCGATGCGGACGACGGCTGGCGGATGAAGCAGTACGAGATCGAGAGGGCACAGGAAATGAGGAAGTGCATCGAGTGCTTCCTCTGCCAGGATGTGTGTCACGTCCTCCGGTCACACGGAAAGCACCGGGAGTTCATTGGCCCCACCTACCTCGTGAGAACGGCGGGATACAGTCTGAACCCGATCGACGTGGAGGACCGGAGCGCGTTTCTCAAGGAGTCGGGGGGCATTGGGTTCTGCAACATTACGAAGTGCTGCACCGAGGTATGCCCGGAGGGCATCACCATCACGGACAACGCGATCATCCCCCTGAAGGAACGGGTCGTCGACCGCTTCTACGATCCACTGAAAGCGCTCGTAAGACTCGTGCGGAGACGCTAG
- a CDS encoding PIN domain-containing protein gives MADAGNSADLEGRLAGAGLVHVDARVFALHLSGRGSTRQTELAFSGIASGSIRAQTSSLTLYQILAEVYRQGKPAAARDVARNLRLYPRLDIVSASPEIAIQAAEVRAQLGGRPERALQIATALVSGAEVYLTSGSGLRRIAGMQVLNVEDFG, from the coding sequence GTGGCGGACGCAGGGAACTCCGCCGATCTCGAGGGACGCCTGGCCGGGGCCGGGCTCGTGCACGTCGACGCTCGCGTGTTCGCTCTTCACCTGAGCGGCAGGGGCTCGACGAGACAGACGGAACTCGCCTTCTCGGGCATTGCGAGCGGCAGCATCAGGGCCCAGACGTCGAGTCTGACCCTGTACCAGATCCTCGCGGAAGTGTATCGGCAGGGAAAGCCGGCGGCGGCTCGCGATGTGGCGCGGAACCTCCGGCTCTACCCTCGGCTGGACATCGTGTCGGCCAGCCCCGAGATCGCCATTCAGGCCGCCGAAGTGCGAGCGCAGCTTGGGGGCCGGCCGGAACGAGCCCTGCAGATTGCGACGGCGCTCGTTTCGGGCGCCGAGGTGTACCTCACATCGGGCTCGGGACTTCGACGGATCGCCGGGATGCAGGTGTTGAACGTCGAAGACTTCGGCTGA
- a CDS encoding AbrB/MazE/SpoVT family DNA-binding domain-containing protein has translation MSSKNQIVVPKAAREALGLVPGDRLAVSVDGQTVRMEKLPPDETDRLQGMLRDVVDAGDLWPELEEA, from the coding sequence ATGAGCAGCAAGAACCAGATTGTGGTTCCAAAGGCCGCGCGGGAGGCGCTGGGCCTTGTACCGGGGGACCGGCTCGCGGTGTCGGTGGACGGTCAGACCGTGAGGATGGAAAAGCTGCCGCCCGACGAAACGGATCGTCTACAGGGCATGCTTCGGGATGTGGTCGACGCTGGCGATCTCTGGCCCGAACTCGAGGAAGCCTGA
- a CDS encoding calcium/sodium antiporter, whose translation MRDTLLFAFALVPLTLGADWLVRGAAGLAQRFGVSPLVVGLTVVAFGTSAPELVVSALASLEGQPDVAVGNIMGSTAANVGLIVGVGALIRPIEVHRRVIVRETPLVIIVLSLVMVLSLNDAVGRLDGLVLVSGWALYLFFLLKWERVGVFGKADRAPEPDAHRPGDGTDPEETGVAAPGIWWSLVRIGLGLPCLTYGANWLLEGAEGIARSLAVPEAVIAATMIAVGTSLPELASTLVAAFRRMGDIAIGNVIGSNVFNLGLVLGTAALVRPLVLHPTIVVGYVLPALAFSVILIPLALHRGTVQRSEGGLLLLLYLAYIVLVWLFN comes from the coding sequence ATGAGGGACACGCTCCTCTTCGCCTTCGCGCTTGTGCCCCTGACGCTCGGCGCGGACTGGCTCGTTCGTGGCGCCGCCGGCCTGGCGCAGAGATTCGGCGTCAGCCCGCTCGTCGTCGGCCTGACGGTCGTCGCTTTCGGCACCTCGGCCCCGGAGTTGGTCGTAAGCGCACTTGCGTCCCTGGAAGGCCAACCGGACGTAGCCGTCGGCAACATCATGGGCTCCACGGCCGCAAACGTCGGCTTGATCGTAGGCGTCGGCGCCCTGATTCGGCCGATCGAGGTCCACCGCCGGGTCATCGTACGCGAGACGCCCCTCGTCATCATTGTGCTCTCTCTGGTGATGGTGCTGTCGCTCAACGACGCCGTCGGGCGTCTGGACGGACTCGTCCTCGTATCCGGCTGGGCGCTCTACCTGTTCTTCCTCCTCAAGTGGGAACGAGTGGGCGTGTTCGGGAAGGCGGATCGCGCTCCCGAGCCGGACGCGCATCGGCCGGGTGACGGGACCGATCCCGAGGAGACCGGTGTTGCGGCGCCGGGAATCTGGTGGTCGCTCGTACGGATCGGCCTCGGCCTGCCCTGCCTCACGTACGGGGCGAACTGGCTGCTGGAGGGCGCGGAGGGGATCGCAAGGTCGCTGGCCGTCCCGGAAGCGGTGATCGCCGCCACCATGATCGCGGTGGGCACGTCACTTCCGGAATTGGCTTCCACGCTGGTGGCCGCCTTCCGGCGGATGGGAGACATCGCGATCGGCAACGTGATCGGCTCGAACGTGTTCAATCTCGGCCTTGTGCTCGGGACAGCCGCGCTCGTCCGCCCGCTCGTTCTCCATCCGACCATCGTCGTCGGCTATGTGCTCCCGGCCCTGGCCTTTTCCGTCATCCTCATCCCCCTCGCCCTGCACCGGGGCACGGTGCAGAGGTCGGAGGGCGGGCTACTCCTGCTGCTCTATCTCGCCTACATCGTGCTGGTCTGGTTGTTCAACTGA
- a CDS encoding polymer-forming cytoskeletal protein, producing the protein MARDSRHGGHTRELSDVVSVVAPGMTIFGDVKCDGTVRVEGKIKGSIKATKSVVVGKDGHITGDIETQDVVVAGTVVGTVAGASRVELQETCKIEGDIRSRRVKLDEGGQIEGRLHMTAKTADEKPAAAPHKGASPSIQPQKPQHAARRS; encoded by the coding sequence ATGGCTAGAGATTCTCGACATGGCGGGCACACCCGTGAGCTGAGCGACGTCGTCTCGGTCGTCGCGCCCGGAATGACGATCTTCGGGGATGTGAAGTGCGATGGTACGGTCCGAGTCGAAGGGAAGATCAAGGGCTCGATCAAGGCAACAAAGTCCGTTGTCGTCGGCAAGGACGGACATATCACCGGGGATATCGAGACGCAGGACGTCGTGGTGGCCGGCACCGTGGTGGGGACCGTGGCGGGAGCCAGTCGTGTGGAATTGCAGGAAACCTGCAAAATCGAGGGTGATATTCGCAGCCGGCGAGTGAAACTCGACGAGGGCGGCCAGATTGAGGGTCGTCTCCATATGACGGCAAAGACCGCGGACGAAAAGCCGGCCGCCGCCCCGCACAAGGGTGCGTCCCCATCGATCCAGCCGCAGAAGCCTCAGCACGCGGCCAGGCGCAGCTGA
- a CDS encoding M23 family metallopeptidase, translating to MTVLRHWTLQLVRRDGRRVRSLPLGRPRLLLSVAGTVVGLVGLGFLAGFLTASRVESNRILELETEVATLESERERMNQLAGRLNEIEDEFGLLQDAVTAGRPTESPPVNVVPRGGVEARSRTSAETATLAWPLTQRGFVTRHYGSRPADSREGHTGLDIAVPTGSYVRAIQAGRVEEAGEDPIYGKFLRIAHADGLTSLYGHNAWLFAAAGDAVERLEVIALTGNTGRSSAPHLHLELARNGALLDPLSLVADQSGRNNTGAPAERQPE from the coding sequence ATGACCGTTCTCCGGCACTGGACACTGCAGTTGGTCCGACGGGATGGCCGGCGCGTACGTTCCCTGCCGCTCGGCCGGCCGCGGCTGCTTCTCTCGGTGGCGGGTACGGTCGTCGGCCTGGTCGGCCTCGGGTTTCTGGCGGGCTTCCTGACGGCTTCGCGGGTCGAGTCCAATCGCATACTCGAACTGGAAACGGAAGTCGCGACGCTCGAGAGCGAGCGGGAAAGGATGAACCAGTTGGCCGGTCGTCTGAACGAAATCGAGGATGAGTTCGGTCTCCTGCAGGATGCGGTAACCGCCGGGCGGCCCACCGAATCCCCGCCGGTGAACGTCGTCCCCAGAGGAGGCGTGGAGGCCAGGTCACGAACCTCGGCGGAGACGGCGACCCTTGCCTGGCCTCTCACGCAGCGTGGCTTCGTCACCCGTCACTACGGCTCACGGCCCGCCGATTCACGCGAAGGGCATACAGGGTTGGACATTGCGGTACCGACGGGGTCGTACGTCCGGGCGATCCAGGCGGGACGAGTCGAGGAGGCGGGGGAAGACCCGATCTACGGAAAGTTCCTGCGGATTGCGCACGCCGACGGGCTAACGTCATTGTATGGCCACAACGCCTGGCTGTTCGCCGCGGCCGGCGACGCGGTGGAGCGACTCGAGGTCATCGCCCTCACGGGGAACACGGGAAGATCCTCGGCCCCCCATCTGCACCTGGAGCTCGCCCGGAACGGCGCACTATTGGACCCACTCTCGCTGGTGGCGGACCAGAGCGGTCGGAACAACACCGGGGCCCCGGCGGAGAGGCAACCGGAGTAA
- a CDS encoding ParB/RepB/Spo0J family partition protein translates to MPRNDRRLGKGLAALLSENLGTERVSAEAEIPIEAIQANPFQPRGDFDPDRLAELADSIRENGLLQPVVVRPVGEAFEIVVGERRFRAIQSLGWTSVPALVRKLDDEQMLIVALVENLQRHDLSALEEARGYRRLMEDFGLTQEEVGRHVGRDRSTVANALRLLALPEAVLGLLANGKLSAGHGRALLTLSTAEEQARVALEAVEQGWSVREMERRVRRGRPAQQRRRKTRQEKATESSDPFVKRAELGLERGFGTQVRIRTRSDGAGEVVVRFHDTDDFLRLVALMGGDELAAELRE, encoded by the coding sequence TTGCCCCGGAACGACCGTCGTCTCGGGAAGGGGCTTGCGGCCCTGCTGAGCGAAAACCTCGGGACGGAACGCGTCTCGGCGGAAGCGGAGATTCCGATCGAGGCCATCCAGGCGAATCCGTTTCAGCCTCGTGGCGACTTCGATCCGGACCGCCTCGCGGAACTCGCGGACTCCATCCGCGAGAACGGCTTGCTGCAACCTGTCGTCGTCAGACCCGTAGGGGAGGCATTCGAGATCGTCGTCGGCGAGCGACGATTTCGGGCGATTCAGAGTCTCGGATGGACATCGGTTCCAGCCCTGGTTCGGAAGCTGGACGACGAACAGATGCTGATCGTGGCTCTCGTCGAAAATCTCCAACGCCATGACCTGTCAGCACTTGAAGAAGCTCGAGGGTATCGTCGACTGATGGAGGACTTCGGTCTGACGCAGGAAGAAGTCGGGCGGCATGTGGGGCGGGACAGGTCCACCGTGGCAAACGCGCTTCGACTGCTCGCCCTGCCGGAGGCGGTGCTGGGCTTGCTCGCGAACGGAAAGCTGTCCGCGGGCCACGGCCGCGCCCTCCTGACGTTGTCCACAGCTGAAGAGCAAGCCCGCGTCGCCCTGGAGGCGGTGGAGCAGGGGTGGTCCGTGCGGGAGATGGAACGTCGCGTCCGCCGAGGCCGCCCGGCGCAGCAAAGGCGGCGGAAGACCAGGCAGGAAAAGGCGACGGAGTCGAGTGATCCCTTTGTTAAGCGGGCCGAACTCGGGCTTGAGCGAGGGTTCGGAACCCAGGTGCGGATCCGGACGCGCTCGGATGGCGCCGGCGAGGTCGTCGTGCGTTTCCACGATACGGATGATTTTCTGCGGCTCGTGGCCCTGATGGGTGGGGACGAACTCGCTGCGGAGCTTCGCGAATGA
- a CDS encoding ParA family protein — protein MIAIANQKGGVGKTTTAINLGASLAIAERNTLVIDCDPQGNATSGFGLRKDGDVPSVYDCLVNGQPLQAAVRPEVHFPCLSVVSASRDLTGAEVELIDRSDRQRILGRKIEALRGDFEYILIDSPPSLGLLTLNALAAADAVLIPIQCEFYALEGLSQLLNTVRLVQRSLNPELEIEGVLLTMYDSRLNLAKQVAAEAREYFGGKVFDTMIPRNIRLAEAPSFGEPIALYDVLSSGARGYLSLARELIDRHRGS, from the coding sequence GTGATCGCGATTGCAAATCAGAAGGGCGGGGTCGGCAAGACCACCACGGCGATCAACCTCGGCGCGTCGCTGGCAATCGCGGAGCGCAACACGCTCGTCATCGATTGCGACCCGCAGGGCAACGCGACATCCGGGTTCGGGCTGCGCAAGGATGGAGACGTCCCCAGCGTGTACGACTGCCTCGTAAACGGACAGCCGCTTCAGGCGGCGGTGCGGCCGGAAGTCCACTTCCCATGCCTGTCCGTGGTGTCCGCGAGCCGGGACCTGACCGGTGCCGAGGTCGAACTGATCGATCGATCGGATCGCCAGCGAATCCTCGGCCGGAAGATCGAGGCGCTGCGGGGTGACTTCGAGTACATCCTGATCGACTCGCCGCCATCCCTCGGGCTCCTCACGCTCAACGCACTGGCCGCCGCGGACGCTGTGCTCATCCCGATTCAGTGTGAGTTTTATGCGCTGGAGGGCCTCAGCCAGCTCCTGAACACCGTGCGGCTGGTGCAACGCAGCCTCAACCCGGAGCTCGAGATCGAGGGGGTGCTGTTGACGATGTACGATTCCCGCCTCAACCTCGCCAAACAGGTGGCCGCCGAGGCGCGTGAGTACTTCGGAGGCAAGGTCTTCGACACCATGATCCCGAGAAACATTCGGCTCGCCGAGGCCCCGAGCTTCGGAGAGCCGATCGCTCTGTACGATGTCCTGTCGAGCGGGGCCCGCGGATACCTGAGTCTGGCTCGGGAACTGATCGATCGGCACAGGGGTTCGTAG